The following proteins are encoded in a genomic region of Streptococcus cristatus AS 1.3089:
- a CDS encoding ABC transporter permease, which translates to MKNMASLMKMELILMKRQAAYYLLSIGLPSVFYLIFSGMMSGSDVPALLLQTYLFSMTLFSIMSSAFFSIPSTLQSDKTNNWQKLIQHSPVSMVEYYISKLFSTLLTFLLSIIVVFSVGHFVRGVNEPMMDWLMIALILLIGSLVFIAMGVLISLLPSAQLMSVVGNIVYMALAVLGGLWFPLTMFPDWLQSIGKLTPSYQLMQVVSSYLEHHDWNVSAMLIVLAYTIFFSILVLQLKKRIEVK; encoded by the coding sequence TTTGATGAAGCGGCAGGCGGCCTACTACCTGCTCTCTATCGGGCTACCCAGCGTTTTCTATCTGATCTTTTCAGGAATGATGTCAGGTTCTGATGTACCGGCGCTTTTGCTCCAAACCTATCTCTTTTCTATGACACTTTTTAGTATTATGTCTAGTGCCTTTTTTAGCATTCCCAGCACCTTGCAGTCGGACAAGACCAATAACTGGCAAAAATTGATTCAGCATTCGCCAGTTTCTATGGTAGAATATTATATATCAAAGCTTTTTAGTACTTTACTAACCTTTCTGCTTTCCATCATCGTCGTCTTCTCTGTCGGACATTTCGTTCGTGGAGTCAATGAGCCCATGATGGACTGGCTAATGATTGCACTGATTCTTTTGATCGGTAGTCTGGTCTTTATCGCCATGGGCGTCTTGATCAGCCTCCTGCCCAGTGCCCAGCTCATGTCGGTCGTAGGCAATATCGTTTATATGGCTTTAGCGGTCTTGGGTGGTCTTTGGTTTCCTCTGACCATGTTTCCAGACTGGTTGCAATCCATCGGCAAGCTAACGCCGAGCTATCAGCTCATGCAGGTGGTCTCTTCCTATTTGGAACACCATGACTGGAATGTCTCTGCCATGCTAATCGTCCTAGCCTACACCATTTTCTTTAGTATTTTAGTCCTTCAGCTCAAAAAACGGATTGAGGTTAAATAA